The following coding sequences are from one Arthrobacter sp. PvP023 window:
- a CDS encoding LacI family DNA-binding transcriptional regulator → MRGTAIPREANERLPDTSLRRKPTINDVAQIAGVSFGTVSRVLNNAPDVSASTRERVLQIVKDIGYRRNRAATALVTSRSTSIGILSDGSPRFGPVGTLMALENIARKKGYATTVISVEKPYEESVQAALDTLDDTGVGGIIVIAPLVDMAAAVWNASCRVPVEMIAAGASSTPNVFTYSENQELGARLATQHLIDLGHTDIAHFAGSMDWFDGRVRKRGWEAALRDAGLAPGLCIEGDWSPKWAYETGLQLVREGRIPQAIFAASDHTALGLIRALAENGIRVPDDVSVVGFDDIEGSDYFLPPLTTVRQDFTALALMSTEVLLGAMEGRDVDRTPITPTLVVRSSATRATPKAPHQNTPGTPPNKT, encoded by the coding sequence GTGAGAGGAACAGCGATCCCCCGCGAGGCGAATGAGCGACTTCCGGACACTTCCTTGCGGCGGAAGCCGACTATCAACGATGTGGCACAAATCGCTGGCGTCTCATTCGGGACTGTTTCGCGAGTCCTCAACAACGCGCCGGACGTCAGTGCTTCAACTCGCGAACGAGTTCTGCAGATCGTTAAAGACATCGGGTACCGGCGGAATCGGGCCGCGACCGCGCTGGTCACCAGCCGGTCAACTTCCATCGGCATACTCTCGGACGGCTCGCCACGATTCGGCCCTGTCGGGACGCTCATGGCCCTTGAGAACATTGCGCGTAAGAAGGGCTACGCCACAACCGTTATCAGTGTCGAAAAACCCTATGAAGAGTCTGTGCAAGCCGCCCTCGACACCCTGGACGATACCGGCGTCGGGGGGATCATAGTCATCGCACCTCTCGTCGACATGGCAGCAGCTGTCTGGAACGCCTCATGCCGTGTACCAGTGGAGATGATTGCGGCCGGAGCATCATCAACTCCAAACGTCTTCACATACTCAGAAAACCAGGAGCTCGGAGCGAGGCTGGCCACCCAGCACCTCATAGACCTGGGCCACACCGACATCGCCCACTTCGCCGGCTCCATGGACTGGTTCGACGGACGCGTACGCAAGCGCGGCTGGGAGGCCGCGCTCCGTGATGCCGGACTTGCACCAGGACTGTGCATCGAGGGCGACTGGAGCCCCAAATGGGCCTACGAGACGGGCCTCCAGCTCGTCCGGGAGGGAAGGATCCCTCAGGCGATCTTCGCAGCCAGCGACCATACCGCCCTTGGGCTTATTCGCGCTCTCGCCGAAAACGGCATCCGCGTCCCGGACGACGTCAGTGTCGTCGGATTCGACGACATCGAAGGGTCAGACTATTTCCTGCCGCCCCTGACCACCGTGCGCCAGGACTTTACCGCGCTGGCACTTATGAGCACGGAGGTGCTCCTCGGCGCCATGGAGGGCCGGGACGTCGACCGTACGCCAATCACGCCGACGCTTGTAGTGCGCAGCAGCGCCACTCGTGCCACCCCCAAAGCACCTCACCAAAACACACCTGGAACGCCTCCAAACAAAACGTGA
- a CDS encoding substrate-binding domain-containing protein: MMIRRLPIVALAAALSLSVASCSSSTTGTSNAPDAGVSEKAQQALDKIKGQVLSKGPNGETPSPSSVADLTPDEIEKVKALNAKAAIVMHYGGNDWATAQTNGLKSEFEKLGIKVIATTDANFKPDKQVSDIETVMTQNPDVIVSIPTDPVATASAYKKVAAAGTKLVFMDNIPQGLTAGKDYVSVVSADNYGNGVVSAHQMAKAIGGKGKIGLVFHQADFFVTKQRYQGFKETITKEYPDIKIVEEKGIAGPDFAGDAQAAANAMLSKYADLSGIWAVWDVPAEGVMAAARAAGRQDLKIATEDLGKNVAIALAKDQLIVGLGAQVPFDQGVTEARLAAGALIGKKAPAYVALSALPVDHSNVLEAWKQVYHEDAPKDIQESYKK; encoded by the coding sequence ATGATGATCCGCAGGCTTCCCATTGTGGCCTTGGCCGCAGCCCTGTCCCTTTCCGTCGCTTCCTGCAGCAGTTCGACAACGGGCACCTCAAACGCTCCCGATGCAGGGGTGTCCGAGAAAGCCCAGCAGGCCCTTGACAAGATCAAGGGACAGGTCCTGAGCAAGGGGCCCAACGGCGAGACGCCCTCCCCGTCATCCGTTGCGGATCTGACGCCCGACGAGATCGAGAAGGTCAAGGCACTCAACGCCAAGGCCGCAATCGTGATGCACTACGGCGGCAACGACTGGGCAACCGCCCAAACCAACGGGCTTAAGAGCGAATTCGAAAAGCTCGGTATCAAGGTCATCGCCACAACCGATGCGAACTTCAAGCCGGACAAGCAGGTTTCGGACATCGAGACTGTCATGACGCAGAACCCGGACGTCATCGTCTCCATCCCCACGGACCCCGTGGCAACGGCCTCCGCCTACAAGAAAGTCGCGGCCGCCGGAACCAAGCTCGTCTTCATGGACAACATTCCCCAGGGGCTGACTGCCGGCAAGGACTACGTCTCTGTCGTCTCCGCCGACAATTACGGCAACGGCGTCGTTTCCGCCCACCAAATGGCCAAGGCCATCGGTGGCAAGGGAAAGATCGGACTCGTCTTCCACCAAGCCGACTTCTTCGTGACCAAGCAGCGCTATCAGGGATTCAAGGAAACGATCACCAAGGAGTACCCCGACATCAAGATCGTCGAGGAAAAGGGCATCGCCGGGCCGGACTTCGCAGGAGACGCCCAGGCCGCTGCGAACGCCATGCTGAGCAAATACGCCGACCTGTCGGGCATCTGGGCGGTCTGGGACGTCCCCGCAGAAGGTGTCATGGCCGCAGCCCGTGCTGCAGGCCGACAGGATTTGAAGATCGCCACTGAGGACCTTGGCAAGAACGTCGCCATCGCCTTGGCCAAAGACCAACTCATCGTCGGCCTCGGGGCCCAGGTTCCGTTCGACCAAGGCGTTACGGAGGCCCGGCTGGCCGCAGGAGCGCTCATCGGGAAAAAAGCGCCGGCATATGTGGCGCTGAGTGCACTCCCCGTTGACCATTCCAACGTCCTCGAAGCCTGGAAGCAGGTTTACCACGAGGACGCTCCCAAGGACATTCAAGAGTCCTACAAAAAGTAG
- a CDS encoding sugar ABC transporter ATP-binding protein has protein sequence MNTADNVVEMRSISKGFNGVSVLKDVSFDVRKGEVHALAGGNGAGKSTLMKILQGVYQADAGEILIGGKPVAINSIQDAKSAGIGMVFQEFSLVPSLTVAQNIFLAAEPLGAGGLIDDRASERRAKEIFAEMEVKVDPRAEVSRLGTAYWQLTEIAKALSQNAQVLIMDEPTASLARHESEALFELIDRLKQRGISIIYISHRMDEVYRLADRITILRDGRRLLTEPLTGVTPEQIVEGIVGKKIEGQLAYRERDQVAHDSAPLLEVRGLNAGPRVRDISFSLRPGEILGLAGLMGSGRTELARALFGIDRRDSGEIFIRGERINLTSPQQAITAGVALIPEDRRAQGLVLEHSVQDNLLLPLLGQIQRGPFLDGARGKELSSSLIKRFAVKVAHPHRPVRLLSGGNQQKVVIAKWLGTDPDILILDEPTAGVDIGTKSEILDMIRELASAGKAVIVISSEYPELLAVSDRVLVLKDGSIIRDIPRSEIADEEYLQLAVQGV, from the coding sequence ATGAACACCGCAGACAATGTCGTCGAGATGCGCTCGATTTCCAAGGGCTTCAACGGGGTTTCAGTCCTGAAGGATGTCAGCTTCGACGTCCGGAAGGGCGAGGTCCACGCCCTCGCAGGAGGCAACGGGGCCGGGAAGTCCACCCTTATGAAAATCCTCCAAGGCGTCTATCAAGCAGACGCCGGCGAGATCCTCATTGGAGGCAAACCGGTCGCCATCAACTCGATCCAGGACGCGAAGTCCGCCGGCATCGGGATGGTTTTCCAGGAATTCAGCCTCGTACCGAGCCTGACTGTCGCTCAGAACATCTTCCTTGCTGCTGAGCCGCTCGGGGCGGGCGGACTCATCGACGACCGCGCCTCGGAGCGGCGGGCCAAGGAGATCTTCGCCGAGATGGAGGTAAAGGTCGACCCCCGTGCCGAAGTCTCCCGGCTCGGCACGGCCTACTGGCAGTTGACCGAGATCGCCAAGGCACTCTCGCAAAACGCCCAGGTGCTCATCATGGACGAACCCACCGCCAGCCTTGCCCGGCACGAGTCCGAAGCGCTCTTCGAACTGATAGACCGTCTCAAGCAGCGCGGCATCTCCATCATCTACATCTCCCACCGCATGGACGAGGTATACCGTCTGGCTGACCGGATCACCATCCTGCGCGACGGTCGTCGACTCCTCACCGAGCCGCTGACCGGCGTGACACCCGAACAGATCGTGGAAGGCATCGTCGGCAAGAAGATCGAGGGCCAACTTGCCTACCGCGAGCGGGACCAGGTGGCTCATGACAGCGCCCCGCTGCTGGAGGTCCGGGGGCTGAACGCCGGGCCGCGGGTAAGGGACATCTCCTTCTCGCTTCGACCCGGTGAGATTCTGGGCCTGGCCGGTCTTATGGGTAGCGGTCGCACAGAACTGGCCCGCGCACTCTTCGGCATCGACCGGCGGGACAGCGGTGAGATCTTCATCCGGGGGGAGCGAATCAATCTGACCTCGCCGCAGCAGGCCATCACTGCGGGTGTCGCCCTCATCCCGGAGGACCGCAGGGCCCAAGGTCTCGTCTTGGAGCACTCAGTCCAAGACAACCTGCTGCTGCCGCTGCTTGGCCAGATCCAGCGAGGACCCTTTCTTGACGGTGCCAGGGGCAAGGAGTTGTCCTCTTCGCTGATCAAGAGGTTCGCAGTAAAAGTCGCTCACCCCCACCGACCGGTGCGGCTGCTCTCGGGCGGCAACCAGCAGAAAGTGGTCATCGCCAAGTGGCTGGGCACTGATCCGGACATCCTGATTCTGGACGAGCCAACGGCCGGCGTTGACATCGGCACCAAAAGCGAAATTTTGGACATGATCCGCGAGTTGGCAAGCGCCGGCAAAGCCGTCATCGTCATCTCTTCCGAGTACCCCGAACTACTCGCGGTCAGCGACCGCGTCCTCGTCCTTAAGGACGGCTCCATTATCCGCGACATCCCCCGCAGCGAGATCGCTGACGAGGAATATCTCCAACTTGCAGTCCAGGGAGTCTGA
- a CDS encoding ABC transporter permease, translating into MSKANTIAPRDTAAPRNFGTILKELDWRRYVIYIGFVVVFLFFAILLRDQGFLSPNNLLNIFRQTATITVIAVGMTYVISCAEIDLSVGSVAGLSSVCTAMALSQWGLIPGILAGLAVGLVVGSINGALVSLLGIPSFLVTLGMLGIAVGVAQWITASAPQPILNDTFNMLFGSGDFGPVPGLVVWSAIFVAIGAVVLNRTKFGRQVLATGGNRNAAEFTGINTKRIKFQVLLISGMVASVAGMLYAGRLQSGRFQWGSGDELSAIAAVILGGTSLFGGFGSIMGTLFGALLIGLINNGLILAGLDSSQQQVVRGAIIILAVALARKK; encoded by the coding sequence GTGAGCAAGGCAAACACCATCGCGCCCCGGGACACCGCGGCACCACGCAATTTCGGCACCATCCTGAAAGAACTCGACTGGCGACGTTACGTCATCTACATCGGCTTTGTCGTCGTCTTCCTCTTCTTCGCCATTCTGCTCCGCGATCAGGGCTTCCTGTCGCCGAACAACCTGCTGAACATTTTCCGGCAAACTGCCACAATCACCGTCATCGCCGTAGGTATGACATACGTCATCTCTTGTGCAGAAATCGACCTAAGCGTCGGATCGGTGGCCGGGTTGTCCAGCGTCTGCACGGCCATGGCGTTGTCCCAGTGGGGCCTGATCCCCGGAATCCTCGCCGGCCTTGCCGTCGGCCTCGTGGTCGGGTCAATAAATGGCGCACTGGTCAGTCTCCTTGGCATCCCCTCCTTCCTGGTGACGCTCGGCATGCTGGGTATCGCCGTCGGAGTCGCCCAGTGGATCACGGCCTCAGCCCCCCAGCCGATCCTGAATGACACCTTCAACATGCTGTTCGGATCCGGAGACTTCGGCCCCGTACCGGGCCTGGTTGTCTGGAGCGCTATCTTCGTTGCCATCGGCGCCGTCGTATTGAACCGCACCAAGTTCGGCCGACAGGTCCTAGCTACCGGCGGTAACCGCAACGCCGCGGAATTCACGGGCATCAACACCAAACGAATCAAATTCCAGGTGCTCCTCATCTCCGGCATGGTCGCGAGCGTTGCCGGCATGCTGTACGCCGGCCGCCTCCAGTCCGGCCGCTTCCAGTGGGGATCGGGCGATGAACTCTCCGCCATCGCCGCCGTCATCCTCGGCGGGACAAGCCTGTTCGGCGGATTTGGCTCCATCATGGGAACGCTCTTCGGCGCCCTCCTGATTGGCTTGATCAACAACGGACTGATCCTGGCCGGCCTCGACAGCAGCCAGCAACAGGTGGTCCGCGGCGCCATCATCATCCTGGCCGTCGCCCTCGCCCGGAAGAAATAG
- a CDS encoding Gfo/Idh/MocA family protein, translating into MTLKLRAGIIGTGFMGSVHAHAVRAAGGEVSAVAGRSPAAAEAAAAGLGARTAAESPEALIARDDVDVVHICTPNTTHADLARKAIAAGKAVVCEKPLATSVEDALELTDLADRASVVTAVPFVYRFYPAVREARDRILRGDAGQLWLLHGSYLQDWLAGADATNWRVDSTLGGASRAFGDIGVHWCDLMEFTTGHRITRLVAKTSRAYDQRETGGQLSSVATEDGAALLFETDHGATGSLVVSQVSPGRKNRLWFSFDGTEASFSFNQERPDTLHIGRTDSSAQIAVGPQTLTTSGGRRYNRLPPGHPQGYQDSFNAFVADAYAAVQGQEPEGLPTFRDGLRAARLTEALVTSAARQVWVNVPGPTSPSNISNLPSEVERQKQ; encoded by the coding sequence GTGACCTTAAAACTACGAGCCGGAATTATCGGTACAGGATTCATGGGCTCCGTCCACGCGCACGCAGTGCGCGCAGCGGGGGGCGAAGTCAGTGCAGTCGCCGGGCGCAGTCCGGCTGCCGCTGAGGCAGCCGCAGCCGGACTCGGCGCCCGAACCGCGGCAGAGTCCCCCGAGGCGCTGATCGCAAGAGACGACGTGGATGTCGTACACATCTGCACCCCCAACACCACTCACGCCGACCTCGCACGCAAGGCCATCGCAGCCGGGAAAGCCGTGGTTTGTGAGAAGCCCCTCGCGACCAGTGTTGAGGACGCCCTCGAACTGACCGACCTCGCGGACAGGGCAAGCGTCGTCACGGCTGTGCCCTTCGTCTACCGGTTCTATCCGGCCGTTCGCGAAGCACGCGATCGTATCCTCCGCGGTGACGCCGGCCAGCTTTGGCTGCTCCACGGCTCGTACCTTCAGGATTGGCTGGCCGGCGCAGACGCCACAAACTGGCGGGTCGATTCGACGCTCGGAGGAGCCTCCAGGGCATTCGGTGACATCGGCGTGCACTGGTGCGACCTGATGGAATTCACCACAGGGCACAGAATCACCAGACTAGTGGCCAAGACCAGCCGGGCTTACGACCAACGCGAAACCGGAGGACAGTTGTCCTCCGTGGCTACCGAGGACGGGGCCGCGCTCCTATTCGAGACCGACCACGGAGCCACAGGCTCCCTGGTAGTCAGCCAGGTGAGCCCGGGCCGAAAAAACCGCCTGTGGTTCTCGTTCGACGGGACCGAAGCTTCGTTCAGCTTCAACCAGGAGCGGCCGGACACACTTCACATCGGCCGCACGGACTCCAGTGCCCAAATCGCCGTCGGACCGCAAACCCTCACCACCTCTGGCGGACGCCGCTACAACAGGCTCCCCCCGGGTCATCCGCAGGGATACCAGGACAGCTTCAATGCCTTTGTCGCGGACGCATACGCGGCCGTCCAGGGTCAAGAACCCGAAGGGCTGCCCACCTTTCGGGACGGACTCCGGGCAGCCCGCCTCACTGAGGCACTGGTTACCTCCGCCGCCCGGCAGGTGTGGGTCAACGTCCCCGGACCTACATCCCCCTCTAATATTTCCAACCTTCCTTCGGAAGTTGAAAGGCAAAAGCAATGA
- a CDS encoding sugar phosphate isomerase/epimerase: protein MKLGYCSITWGGVVGHPGGVTSVKDLFYLTHGSMKDAIHDIASVGYEGVEMFDGNLAEYADKPEVLKELLNSSGVSLTSVYTGANFIYADILPDELHRIHRSAELAANFGADRLVVGGGARRAAGTTDEDYHRLGRALDSVTDIAESFGLSASYHPHLTTIVESPDELDKLMPLTRIGFCPDTAHLAAGGADPAAVIRKYPDRIRHVHLKDFRQDPFTFLPLGQGELDFPDILAAIRESGYDSWLMVELDNYDGDPREAAELSMKYLEKLL from the coding sequence ATGAAACTTGGTTACTGTTCCATCACTTGGGGCGGCGTTGTCGGCCATCCCGGAGGCGTGACAAGCGTCAAAGACCTCTTCTACCTAACCCACGGATCCATGAAGGACGCCATCCACGACATCGCATCCGTCGGATACGAAGGCGTCGAGATGTTCGACGGCAACCTTGCGGAATACGCAGACAAGCCCGAGGTGCTTAAAGAGCTCCTGAACAGCTCCGGGGTCTCCCTGACTAGCGTGTATACCGGCGCCAATTTCATCTATGCCGACATCCTTCCCGATGAACTGCACAGAATCCACCGCTCTGCCGAACTAGCAGCGAACTTCGGAGCTGACCGACTGGTAGTCGGAGGTGGAGCACGGCGCGCAGCAGGTACCACAGACGAGGACTACCACCGCCTCGGCCGGGCGCTGGACAGTGTGACGGACATCGCGGAAAGTTTCGGGCTGTCAGCAAGCTACCACCCGCACCTGACCACGATCGTCGAAAGCCCGGACGAGCTGGACAAGCTGATGCCGCTGACCCGAATCGGCTTCTGCCCGGACACCGCCCATCTCGCGGCCGGCGGAGCGGACCCGGCCGCGGTCATCCGGAAGTACCCCGACAGAATCCGACATGTCCACCTCAAGGACTTCCGGCAAGACCCGTTTACTTTCCTCCCCCTGGGCCAGGGCGAACTCGACTTCCCGGACATCCTCGCCGCAATCCGAGAGAGCGGATACGACAGCTGGCTCATGGTCGAACTCGACAACTACGACGGGGACCCCCGGGAAGCTGCCGAACTGAGTATGAAGTACCTCGAGAAGCTCCTCTAA
- a CDS encoding Gfo/Idh/MocA family protein gives MQNLNVGLIGGGFMGKAHSLAYAAMPMFFWPAPALPVRKVIAEANTELAAEAARRFGFENSTSDWRSIIDDPDIDVVDIATPNHLHAEIAIAAAEAGKHIICEKPLARTGEEAKAMYDAVKDANIVHMVAFNYRRTPAVALAKKYIEEGSIGRILSFRGTYLQDWSADPNSPLSWRFQKSVAGSGALGDIATHVIDMARYLVGEFSAVNAVLSTWIPERPLQTGGADALGTVRGGEGPRGQVDVDDEVMTMIRFANGAVGSVEATRNAHGRNNYITFEIHGTEGSIVFNYERRDELQVCFASDQADRRGFRTVYTGPAHPYGEGLWPIPALGIGYGETKIIEAYDFFKAIAEGGSVSPNFADGYQTALIDDAIVESAQKESWVAVPLITD, from the coding sequence ATGCAAAACCTCAACGTCGGCCTCATCGGAGGCGGCTTCATGGGCAAGGCCCACTCCCTCGCTTACGCCGCCATGCCCATGTTCTTTTGGCCAGCACCGGCGCTCCCGGTCCGCAAAGTCATCGCTGAAGCCAACACGGAACTGGCTGCTGAAGCGGCCCGCCGCTTCGGCTTCGAGAACTCCACTTCGGACTGGCGCAGCATCATCGACGATCCGGACATCGACGTCGTAGACATCGCCACGCCCAACCACCTCCACGCCGAAATCGCCATAGCCGCCGCCGAAGCAGGCAAGCACATCATCTGCGAAAAGCCGCTTGCACGCACAGGCGAAGAAGCCAAGGCTATGTACGATGCGGTCAAAGACGCCAATATCGTCCACATGGTCGCATTCAACTACCGGCGGACCCCCGCAGTCGCGCTGGCGAAGAAATACATTGAGGAAGGATCCATAGGCCGCATCCTCAGCTTCCGCGGAACCTACCTGCAGGACTGGAGCGCCGACCCCAACTCCCCCTTGTCCTGGCGTTTCCAGAAGTCGGTCGCCGGTTCCGGCGCCCTTGGCGACATCGCAACACACGTCATTGACATGGCCAGGTATCTTGTCGGAGAGTTCAGCGCCGTCAATGCCGTCCTGTCGACCTGGATCCCGGAGCGCCCCCTCCAAACAGGCGGTGCCGATGCACTTGGCACCGTTCGCGGCGGTGAAGGCCCGCGTGGCCAGGTTGACGTCGACGACGAAGTCATGACGATGATCCGCTTCGCAAATGGAGCCGTGGGATCCGTCGAGGCGACACGTAATGCGCATGGGAGGAACAACTACATCACCTTCGAAATCCATGGAACGGAAGGCAGCATCGTCTTCAACTACGAACGACGCGACGAGCTGCAGGTGTGCTTCGCTTCGGACCAGGCCGACCGGCGGGGATTCCGGACCGTGTACACGGGGCCGGCTCACCCATACGGAGAAGGCCTCTGGCCCATTCCAGCTCTAGGCATCGGCTATGGGGAAACGAAGATCATCGAAGCGTACGACTTCTTCAAGGCCATCGCAGAAGGCGGATCAGTAAGCCCCAATTTCGCCGACGGCTACCAGACCGCGCTCATCGACGACGCCATCGTCGAATCCGCTCAAAAAGAGTCATGGGTCGCGGTTCCACTGATCACCGATTGA
- a CDS encoding putative quinol monooxygenase, whose translation MPVFVAKAGHEVDLRNALHSLQTLSRNDPGCLEYTVFSDGQRPGTFILFEGWARNEDLEAHNEEVHVKEFLTGAEPLLAVPFAVTPLTPLT comes from the coding sequence ATGCCGGTTTTCGTCGCCAAAGCGGGGCACGAAGTAGACCTTCGAAACGCCCTTCACTCTCTCCAGACGCTAAGCCGAAACGACCCAGGATGCCTGGAGTACACCGTATTCTCGGACGGGCAGCGGCCCGGCACCTTTATCCTCTTCGAAGGCTGGGCTCGTAACGAGGATCTCGAAGCTCACAACGAAGAAGTCCATGTAAAGGAATTCTTGACAGGAGCGGAACCGCTGTTAGCTGTTCCTTTCGCCGTGACTCCGCTAACGCCTCTCACCTAA
- a CDS encoding sugar phosphate isomerase/epimerase, with the protein MPRPYTLFTGQWADLPFEEVARLASGWGYDGLEIAVSGDHLDAWRWDEPGYVESKLAVLEKYNLKVWAISNHLKGQAVCDDPIDFRHEAIVGSKVWGDGDPEGVRTRAAEEMKHTARLAKALGVDTVVGFTGSSIWQYVAMFPPVPEKVIEAGYQDFADRWNPILDVFDECGVRFAHEVHPSEIAYDYWTTVRALEAIGHRPAFGLNWDPSHFMWQGIDPVSFIWDFKDRIYHVDCKDTKLRPTGRNTVMGSHLPWGDPRRGWDFVSAGRGDVPWESSFRALTAIGYNGPISVEWEDAGMDRLHGAPEALAALKKFDFPASQTSFDAAFSSKD; encoded by the coding sequence ATGCCCCGCCCGTACACCCTGTTCACCGGCCAGTGGGCCGACCTCCCCTTCGAGGAAGTCGCCCGCCTGGCCTCCGGCTGGGGCTACGACGGCCTCGAAATCGCCGTCTCCGGGGACCACCTCGACGCCTGGCGCTGGGACGAACCCGGCTACGTCGAGTCCAAGCTCGCCGTCCTGGAGAAGTACAACCTGAAGGTCTGGGCCATCTCCAACCACCTCAAGGGCCAGGCCGTTTGCGATGACCCCATCGACTTCCGCCACGAAGCGATCGTCGGATCCAAGGTCTGGGGCGACGGCGACCCCGAAGGCGTCCGCACCCGCGCCGCCGAAGAAATGAAACACACCGCCCGGCTCGCCAAAGCCCTCGGTGTGGACACGGTCGTCGGATTCACCGGCTCCTCCATCTGGCAGTACGTCGCGATGTTCCCGCCGGTCCCCGAAAAGGTCATCGAGGCCGGCTACCAGGACTTCGCGGACAGGTGGAACCCCATCCTGGACGTCTTCGACGAATGCGGCGTCCGCTTCGCCCACGAAGTCCACCCCTCCGAGATCGCCTACGACTACTGGACCACCGTCCGCGCCCTCGAAGCGATCGGCCACCGGCCCGCGTTCGGGCTGAACTGGGATCCGTCCCACTTCATGTGGCAGGGCATCGATCCCGTCTCCTTCATCTGGGACTTCAAGGACCGGATCTACCACGTGGACTGCAAGGACACCAAGCTCCGCCCCACCGGCCGGAACACCGTCATGGGCTCCCACCTGCCCTGGGGCGACCCGCGCCGCGGCTGGGACTTCGTCTCCGCAGGCCGCGGGGACGTGCCCTGGGAATCGTCCTTCCGGGCCCTCACCGCGATCGGCTACAACGGCCCCATCTCCGTCGAATGGGAAGACGCCGGCATGGACCGCCTCCACGGCGCCCCCGAAGCCCTCGCCGCCCTGAAGAAATTCGACTTCCCCGCCTCCCAGACCAGCTTCGACGCCGCCTTCAGCAGCAAGGACTGA
- a CDS encoding ROK family protein — translation MSVLLGASEAKVQAFDLSGQPLSATKPVATVRGGSAAILDSCLASAYSLLNSMGHLPVQLVATGVVLDEGAPDLEWPEYFAGRPVVVDSALGAMATAEALSRTPRLQNMFFLDVGKTIDCAVLVHGRTLGVLRTSKGAFGHTPVKGTSMRACACGIMNCLQGIAGEEAIIAGLSSDFRDEPDAISDAVRRSDAAAVSALQQAGRYIGETLLGSIHLLRPEFVTVRTRWPGAADFLLAGLREAVYESGAPAVTEKLVLASSRTGSPATGIALRALDAGLAVDPVDQLLSAPPNLSEQRISWPAPPKSTDRHRHAS, via the coding sequence ATGAGCGTCCTGCTGGGTGCCAGCGAGGCAAAGGTACAGGCATTCGACCTTTCCGGACAGCCGTTATCTGCTACGAAGCCGGTGGCAACCGTACGTGGCGGGTCTGCCGCTATCTTGGATTCCTGCCTGGCTTCGGCGTATTCGCTCCTGAATTCCATGGGCCACCTTCCTGTCCAGCTCGTAGCAACGGGCGTTGTTCTGGATGAAGGTGCGCCGGATCTGGAATGGCCTGAATATTTTGCTGGCCGCCCGGTCGTCGTCGACTCCGCGCTGGGGGCCATGGCAACGGCGGAGGCCCTGTCGCGAACCCCTCGTCTGCAGAACATGTTCTTCCTGGACGTGGGAAAGACCATTGACTGTGCCGTGCTGGTTCACGGTAGGACGCTGGGGGTTCTTAGGACTTCCAAGGGGGCGTTCGGGCACACGCCGGTGAAGGGCACGTCGATGCGGGCCTGTGCTTGCGGCATCATGAATTGCCTGCAGGGTATCGCAGGGGAAGAGGCAATAATTGCGGGCCTCTCGTCAGACTTTAGAGACGAACCGGACGCGATCAGCGATGCTGTCCGGCGGAGCGATGCGGCTGCAGTCAGTGCTCTGCAACAGGCAGGTCGGTACATAGGAGAAACCCTGTTAGGGAGCATCCACCTCCTTCGACCTGAGTTCGTCACTGTCAGAACCCGGTGGCCGGGTGCCGCCGACTTTTTGCTGGCCGGCCTTAGGGAGGCAGTATACGAAAGCGGCGCCCCCGCTGTGACGGAGAAGCTGGTGTTGGCGAGTTCAAGGACCGGGTCTCCCGCCACCGGGATTGCACTTCGAGCCCTGGACGCCGGACTGGCGGTGGATCCAGTGGACCAATTGCTGTCAGCTCCACCCAACCTCAGCGAACAGCGGATCTCTTGGCCAGCACCGCCCAAGTCGACCGACCGTCATCGGCACGCCAGCTGA